Below is a window of Mycolicibacterium chitae DNA.
CCCCGCAGCGGATCACCCTGTCGCCCGAGGCGAGCAGGACCGTCTGCGCGGTCGGTGCGGAACATCGTGGCTATCAGGTAGATCACCACCATCCAGAACACGAGCATGCACCCGACCATGACGGCCCATCCCGCCCAGCCGATGTCACCGACCCAGGCCATCATCGTCGCCTCCATCCTCGATTCGTGTCTTCAGCTTCGAGCGCCCACCCCAAGGATTCGATGGAGGTCGTATGAAGATTTGCTCAAGAAGCCCGTCCCGACGCCGGGACGGGACGGTGCTGGCGATGATGGACGCCATGACCTCCTCCGCTCGCATACCCGCACCGATCGGCGACCCGGCGACGGCGCAGCGCCCACCCACCGGCTTGCGGGCGATGATCATCGAAGACGAAACCCCGCTGGCAGACCTGGTCGGCTCATATCTCGAACGCGACGGCTTCGAGGTCACGATCACCGCAGACGGGGTCGACGCCGTTGCTCTCGCCCGACAGGTCGATCCCGACGTGGTCGTCCTCGACCTCGGACTGCCGGGCCTGGACGGGGTGGAGGTGTGCCGGCAACTGCGGACGTTCTCAGATGCGTACGTGGTGATGCTCACCGCCCGCACCGAGGAGATCGACACCCTCATCGGGCTGTCCGTCGGCGCCGACGACTACATGAGCAAACCGTTCAGTCCCCGCGAACTGATGGCCCGCGTCCAGGCGATGCTGCGCCGCCCTCGCCCTCGCACCACCGCACCGGGCTGGCCTGCGGGTGCCCTCCCCACCCGAACCTTCGGTGACCTGAGCCTCGATGTCGACGGCCGCGAGGTCGCCGTCGGCGGGACGCCGGTCGCCCTGACCCGCACCGAATTCGACATTCTCGCGGCGCTGGCACGTGATCCCGGCGTGGTGCTCACCCGCGCTCAGCTGATCGACGCGGTGTGGGGGCCGAACTGGATCAGCGACGAACACCTTGTCGCCGTGCACATCGGTCACCTGCGCCGCAAACTCGGCGACGACGCCACCCGCGGTCGCTATGTGCGCACCGTCCGCGGCGTCGGCTACCGGATGGGCACCGGCACATGAACTCCCCGATCTCCGCTACGCGAGGATCAGTGCGGCGCACCTTCGCCGGGTCGAGCTTTGGTACCCGATTGTTTCTCGCCCTGACCGTGGTGGTGATCGGCTGCGCCGTCAGTGCTTGGCTCGTGGCCTCCGCACTCGCGCCCGGAATCTTCCAAGATCACCTCGGGCAGGCCGGCATCGACCACAACTCCAGCCAGGCCAGTCACGTTGAAGAAGCCTTCACCTGGTCGATCGTCCTCGCGTGGGGGCTGGCCGTCGCGATCGCGGTGCTGTTGGCACTGGCGGTGAGCTGGTACATCACCCGGCGGGTGCAACGCTCTCTGACCGCCGTGACCACCTCAACTGCACGGATCGCCGCAGGCCGCTACGACACCCGCATACACAGCCCCGGACTCGGCCGCGAATTCGACGAACTCACCGTCACCGTCAACGAAGTTGCCCGCCGCCTCGAAGCCACCGAAAGTACCCGGCGCCGGATGCTCGCCGACCTCGGTCACGAAATGCGCACGCCGATCGCCACCCTCGATTCCTACCTCGAAGCCCTCGAAGACGGCGTCCGCAGCCTGGACGAGGACACCGTACAGATCCTGCGTGCCGCCACCCACCGGCTCGACCGCCTCGCCGAGGACATCACCGCCGTCTCCCGCGCCGAAGAACATCTCACCCGCATCCTCCCGGTACCCACCACCACCACAACCCTGATCACCGCCGCCGTCGACTCCGTTCGGACACGCTACGACGAGAAGGGCGTCACCATCGAGGCCCGCATCCACCGATCCGTGCCGGTCACCGTCGACCCGGACCGGTTCGGGCAAGTACTGGGCAACCTGCTCGACAACGCGCTGCGCCACTCCCCCACCGGCGGGACCGTCACCATCACCTGCCAGCAGACCCACCCCACCCACGCCGAGATCGTG
It encodes the following:
- a CDS encoding sensor histidine kinase, with protein sequence MNSPISATRGSVRRTFAGSSFGTRLFLALTVVVIGCAVSAWLVASALAPGIFQDHLGQAGIDHNSSQASHVEEAFTWSIVLAWGLAVAIAVLLALAVSWYITRRVQRSLTAVTTSTARIAAGRYDTRIHSPGLGREFDELTVTVNEVARRLEATESTRRRMLADLGHEMRTPIATLDSYLEALEDGVRSLDEDTVQILRAATHRLDRLAEDITAVSRAEEHLTRILPVPTTTTTLITAAVDSVRTRYDEKGVTIEARIHRSVPVTVDPDRFGQVLGNLLDNALRHSPTGGTVTITCQQTHPTHAEIVVADTGEGIAAEHLGHIFDRFYQADLARSRRHSGSGIGLTITRALVEAHGGRISADSDGPGHGARFTIDLPITGTPRA
- a CDS encoding SHOCT domain-containing protein; the encoded protein is MMAWVGDIGWAGWAVMVGCMLVFWMVVIYLIATMFRTDRADGPARLGRQGDPLRGLEERFARGDIGAEEFVGRRQVLTQIGNPAAKADRRGQVRG
- a CDS encoding response regulator transcription factor, whose amino-acid sequence is MIIEDETPLADLVGSYLERDGFEVTITADGVDAVALARQVDPDVVVLDLGLPGLDGVEVCRQLRTFSDAYVVMLTARTEEIDTLIGLSVGADDYMSKPFSPRELMARVQAMLRRPRPRTTAPGWPAGALPTRTFGDLSLDVDGREVAVGGTPVALTRTEFDILAALARDPGVVLTRAQLIDAVWGPNWISDEHLVAVHIGHLRRKLGDDATRGRYVRTVRGVGYRMGTGT